One window from the genome of Pelecanus crispus isolate bPelCri1 chromosome 13, bPelCri1.pri, whole genome shotgun sequence encodes:
- the LOC104029899 gene encoding BTB/POZ domain-containing protein KCTD12: MALADNAGCAKPSEDFPFPEIIELNVGGQVYITRHPTLVSVPGSLLWEMFTQKNVRSLARDSKGRFFVDRDGFLFRYILDYMRDQQLVLPDHFPERSRLQREAEYFMLPELVKMLAPKLSKQNSLGDDPCQSDPEELSPNADATRNLSSASATLPSAVAGGPGGAVTAGVGATGTDVRRAGFITIGYRGSYTLGRDSQTDAKFRRVARIMVCGKTSLAKEVFGDTLNESRDPDRPPERYTSRYYLKFTFLEQAFDKLADAGFHMVACNSTGTCAFAHDQTDDRIWTSYTEYVFYRE; encoded by the coding sequence ATGGCCCTGGCAGACAACGCGGGCTGTGCCAAACCCAGCGAGGACTTCCCTTTCCCTGAGATCATTGAACTCAATGTGGGTGGACAAGTCTACATCACCCGCCACCCCACCTTGGTCAGCGTGCCTGGCTCGCTCCTCTGGGAGATGTTCACCCAGAAGAACGTCCGCTCCCTGGCCCGCGACAGCAAGGGACGGTTCTTCGTGGATCGGGATGGGTTCCTCTTCCGCTACATCTTGGATTACATGAGGGAccagcagctggtgctgcctgACCACTTCCCGGAGAGGAGCCGCCTGCAGCGAGAGGCCGAGTACTTCATGCTGCCGGAGCTTGTGAAGATGCTGGCCCCCAAGCTCAGCAAGCAGAACTCGCTGGGAGACGACCCATGCCAAAGCGACCCGGAGGAGCTCTCCCCCAACGCAGATGCCACCCGCAACCTGAGCTCCGCCAGTGCCACGCTCCCCAGTGCTGTGGCTGGTGGCCCCGGGGGTGCTGTCACCGCTGGTGTGGGTGCTACCGGCACCGATGTCCGCAGGGCAGGTTTCATCACCATCGGCTACCGGGGCTCCTACaccctgggcagggacagccagACGGATGCCAAGTTCCGCAGGGTGGCACGGATCATGGTCTGTGGTAAGACATCGCTGGCCAAGGAGGTCTTTGGCGATACCTTGAACGAGAGCAGGGACCCGGACAGGCCCCCGGAGAGGTACACCTCCAGGTACTACCTCAAATTCACCTTCCTGGAGCAAGCCTTTGATAAACTGGCCGATGCTGGCTTCCACATGGTGGCTTGCAACTCCACAGGCACCTGTGCCTTCGCCCATGACCAGACAGATGACAGGATCTGGACCTCTTACACTGAATATGTTTTCTATCGTGagtga